A region of Thiofilum sp. DNA encodes the following proteins:
- a CDS encoding rhomboid family intramembrane serine protease, whose protein sequence is MNTEHRPPTPLVTYTLIALCVLAFIPYVNQMLPSPNPYALYLPANPNFHEWQYLSSMFMHGSWMHLALNMLGLWMFGKNLEYLWGSARFLIFYLVCGIGAGYIYNEINTYQFNELANQFQNLGLTTTDLTRIIKEGLYPANLPGLTEKLVSDYYSFYHTPTVGASGAIYGILAAYAFCFPNHKLVLLFIPYPIAAKYFVPILLLIDLFSGVTGFSIFGDGIAHFAHVGGAIVGTILVLVFGRCSHRLEYD, encoded by the coding sequence TTGAATACTGAACACCGCCCACCGACTCCCCTAGTCACTTACACCTTGATCGCTTTATGCGTGTTGGCATTTATCCCTTATGTCAATCAAATGTTACCCTCTCCCAACCCTTATGCGCTGTATCTACCTGCTAATCCTAACTTTCACGAGTGGCAATATTTAAGCAGCATGTTTATGCATGGGAGTTGGATGCATTTAGCCTTGAATATGTTAGGTCTGTGGATGTTTGGTAAAAATTTAGAATACTTATGGGGTTCTGCACGATTTTTAATTTTTTATTTGGTCTGTGGAATAGGTGCGGGCTATATTTATAACGAAATTAATACTTATCAATTTAATGAGTTAGCGAATCAGTTTCAAAACTTAGGTCTGACAACTACCGATCTCACTCGCATTATAAAAGAAGGCTTATATCCTGCGAATCTTCCGGGTTTGACGGAAAAATTGGTGAGTGACTATTATAGCTTTTACCATACCCCCACGGTGGGCGCATCGGGAGCCATTTATGGCATTTTAGCCGCTTATGCGTTTTGCTTTCCTAATCATAAGTTAGTGTTGCTCTTTATCCCTTATCCGATTGCCGCTAAATATTTCGTACCGATTTTATTATTGATTGATCTATTCTCCGGTGTGACTGGATTCTCGATTTTTGGTGATGGTATAGCACACTTTGCCCATGTCGGTGGCGCTATTGTCGGGACAATCTTAGTACTGGTGTTTGGACGCTGCTCGCATCGACTGGAGTACGATTAA
- a CDS encoding YkgJ family cysteine cluster protein, which yields MESNPCLACGACCASFRVSFYWGETTDSPFGTVPVELTEPLNSTRVAMRGTNQNSPHCIALEGVVGQATTCKIYTQRSSTCREFTASWEDGKPNEICDKARAKYGLASLPCPAERLGSKA from the coding sequence GTGGAGTCTAATCCTTGCCTTGCTTGCGGAGCGTGTTGTGCGAGTTTTCGTGTGTCGTTTTATTGGGGCGAAACGACGGATAGTCCTTTTGGTACTGTTCCGGTTGAGCTGACTGAGCCGCTTAATTCTACGCGGGTGGCGATGCGTGGTACGAATCAAAATAGTCCGCATTGTATTGCGTTAGAGGGTGTGGTGGGGCAAGCGACGACTTGTAAGATTTATACGCAGCGTTCGTCGACGTGCCGTGAGTTTACGGCGTCTTGGGAAGATGGTAAGCCTAATGAAATTTGCGATAAAGCACGGGCGAAGTATGGATTAGCATCGTTGCCCTGCCCTGCTGAGCGGTTGGGTTCCAAGGCTTAG
- a CDS encoding S8 family serine peptidase, whose translation MRKTLGTILLTVISTPLSAQMLPMSSLSQEPLVNQLIIKLKPTSTGMRPAMTQNTLTTLAANTVSNLRYKRAMSGEAHVLYLPQPMTREQAENYAKTVSLQSNIEYAQPDYLKYRAAIPNDSYFTGSQWNLQSPSIYPGAINAIQAWDETTGSSAVTIAVVDAGATLNHPDLTGRGVPELTYSGYDMVINNSLVNSGDGDNRDADPSETDTSWHGTHVAGIIGARANNNLGVSGIDWNAYLLYVRVFGASEGANTSDVVDGIRWAAGDPQVSNGASGGGFLPVNPRPAKVINLSLGGLGSCRNSEQDAINYATARGASVIVAAGNGCAMVGICAPQYSNVETGLSLDTTPHSPANCNNVLTVAAVASNGQKAPFSNYGSAITVAAPGMYAVGSTLGIISTLGGSAQYGYIAGTSQATPHVAGVIGLMLAANPSLTPTQIKQALRASARPYPYADRWQTQLGGGLLDACRAVRYVKGLSMASCDTATTGTLVPTTDWNSTPSTPTTPPSSGESSGGGGGSLSGGLIALMLSMIGFRILKRPR comes from the coding sequence ATGCGGAAAACTTTAGGGACTATTCTACTCACTGTTATCAGCACTCCCTTATCGGCTCAGATGTTGCCTATGTCTAGTCTTAGCCAAGAGCCATTAGTCAATCAATTAATTATTAAGCTTAAACCTACTAGCACGGGCATGCGTCCCGCTATGACGCAGAATACCCTAACTACCCTTGCGGCGAATACGGTCTCTAATTTACGCTACAAACGCGCTATGTCAGGTGAGGCGCATGTACTCTACCTGCCCCAACCCATGACGCGCGAGCAGGCAGAAAATTATGCTAAAACGGTCAGCCTGCAAAGTAATATTGAATATGCCCAACCTGATTACTTGAAATATCGAGCGGCTATTCCTAATGACAGCTACTTCACTGGCTCCCAATGGAATTTGCAATCACCCTCTATCTATCCGGGGGCCATTAACGCGATACAAGCATGGGATGAAACCACTGGCTCCAGTGCGGTCACTATTGCTGTAGTGGATGCTGGTGCAACTCTTAATCATCCCGATCTAACGGGGCGTGGTGTGCCAGAGCTTACCTATAGTGGCTACGATATGGTGATTAATAATAGCCTAGTCAATAGTGGTGATGGGGATAATCGTGATGCTGATCCTAGTGAAACGGACACTTCATGGCATGGTACACATGTAGCAGGCATTATCGGGGCTAGAGCTAATAACAACCTTGGGGTGAGCGGTATTGACTGGAATGCGTACTTATTATACGTGCGCGTATTTGGCGCTTCAGAAGGGGCGAATACTTCCGATGTGGTGGATGGTATCCGTTGGGCAGCGGGTGATCCGCAAGTGAGTAATGGCGCGAGTGGCGGTGGGTTTTTACCCGTCAATCCACGCCCTGCTAAAGTGATTAATCTAAGTCTAGGAGGCCTAGGAAGCTGTCGCAATAGTGAGCAGGACGCTATTAATTATGCTACTGCACGCGGTGCGAGTGTCATCGTTGCCGCTGGCAATGGTTGTGCTATGGTAGGTATATGTGCTCCCCAATATAGTAATGTGGAAACTGGATTAAGTTTAGATACCACGCCCCATAGTCCCGCGAATTGTAATAATGTGCTTACTGTGGCAGCGGTGGCTTCCAATGGTCAAAAAGCACCTTTTAGTAATTATGGCTCTGCTATTACGGTAGCCGCTCCGGGTATGTATGCTGTAGGTAGTACCTTAGGCATTATCTCAACGCTGGGTGGCAGCGCTCAATACGGCTATATTGCAGGAACCAGTCAAGCAACGCCGCATGTAGCGGGCGTCATTGGTCTGATGTTAGCCGCTAACCCTAGTCTCACGCCCACTCAAATTAAACAAGCTCTTCGAGCCTCAGCCCGACCTTACCCTTATGCGGATCGTTGGCAAACTCAATTAGGTGGTGGATTATTAGATGCATGCCGTGCGGTGCGTTATGTCAAAGGTTTAAGTATGGCAAGTTGTGATACTGCTACCACGGGAACATTAGTTCCCACTACTGACTGGAATAGTACTCCTAGCACTCCTACCACACCGCCTAGTTCAGGTGAAAGTAGTGGCGGCGGTGGCGGTAGTTTAAGTGGAGGGTTAATAGCGCTAATGCTCAGCATGATTGGATTCAGAATACTTAAACGCCCACGCTGA
- a CDS encoding DUF2281 domain-containing protein — translation MNTQTVMERFSSLPPDAQQQVADFIDFMKGRYQTAKPTKKKVARVALAQEAFIGMWCERKDMQDSSRWVRELRRKEWG, via the coding sequence ATGAATACACAAACAGTGATGGAGCGTTTTTCTTCCCTTCCCCCTGATGCACAACAGCAAGTTGCCGATTTCATTGACTTTATGAAAGGGCGTTATCAGACAGCGAAGCCCACAAAAAAGAAGGTTGCCCGTGTAGCATTGGCGCAAGAGGCGTTCATTGGGATGTGGTGCGAACGTAAGGATATGCAGGATAGTAGCCGCTGGGTGCGCGAGTTACGCCGTAAGGAATGGGGGTGA
- the uvrA gene encoding excinuclease ABC subunit UvrA — protein MDKFIRVRGARTHNLKNIDLDLPRDQLIVITGLSGSGKSSLAFDTIFAEGQRRYVESLSAYARQFLSMMDKPDLDHIEGLSPAISIEQKTTSHNPRSTVGTITEIHDYLRLLFARAGTPRCPTHQVDLAMQTVSQMVDRVLALPEGGKYMLLAPVVRERKGEHVQLFESLKVQGFLRVRVNGEVYDLEAPPTLELRKKHTIEVVIDRFKVRSDIALRLAESIETALKLSEGLVIIAPMDGQEGEELLFSANYACPHCGWALTELEPRLFSFNAPQGACPSCDGLGVKQYFDPERVVSNPALSLADGAIRGWDRRNAYYYQMLTSLAKAYQFSIDTPWKQLPDKVKEVLLNGSGERTIDFTYQGGKGQFYQRLDTFEGILNNLERRYKETDSNAVRDELSKYLASRPCPTCKGTRLNEQARHVLIAGRNLPSISDLPIGESYQFFTTLELQGKQAQIARQILREISQRLEFLVNVGLDYLTLSRSAETLSGGEAQRIRLASQIGAGLVGVMYVLDEPSIGLHQRDNERLLKTLFRLRDLGNTVIVVEHDEDAIRAADFVLDIGLGAGVHGGHIVAQGTPAQVASSPESITGQFLSGKRTISMPAQRTPFNPERVLRVVGASGNNLDNVTLAIPLGLLTCITGVSGSGKSTLINRTLYPYLARHLHDSSVEVAPVQAVEGAEQIDKIIDIDQSPIGRTPRSNPATYTGVFTAIRELFAATQEARSRGYEPGRFSFNVKGGRCEACAGDGVIKVEMHFLPDVYVKCEVCNGQRYNRETLDVRYKGKNIHEVLEMTVEEACEFFKAVPPIYSKLSTLMEVGLSYITLGQNATTLSGGEAQRVKLAKELSKRSTGKTLYILDEPTTGLHFHDVDQLLQVLHRLRDGGNTVVVIEHNLDVIKTADWIVDLGPEGGSRGGRIIAVGTPEEVAKVEGSFTGEFLKRML, from the coding sequence ATGGATAAATTCATCCGTGTGCGTGGCGCTCGCACTCATAACCTGAAAAATATTGATTTAGACTTACCCCGTGATCAATTGATTGTGATTACGGGTTTATCAGGTTCTGGTAAATCCTCCCTAGCTTTTGACACCATCTTTGCTGAAGGACAAAGGCGTTATGTCGAGTCACTCTCGGCTTATGCACGGCAGTTTTTATCTATGATGGATAAACCGGACTTAGACCATATTGAAGGGCTATCTCCGGCGATTTCGATTGAACAGAAGACTACCTCACATAATCCACGTTCTACGGTTGGTACGATTACCGAAATTCACGATTATCTGCGTCTATTATTTGCCCGTGCTGGAACACCGCGCTGTCCTACTCACCAAGTTGATCTAGCCATGCAAACCGTGAGCCAAATGGTGGATCGAGTACTCGCTTTACCCGAAGGAGGCAAATATATGCTACTTGCTCCGGTAGTGCGTGAGCGTAAGGGGGAGCATGTACAACTGTTTGAATCCTTAAAAGTACAAGGTTTCCTAAGGGTACGAGTTAATGGTGAGGTCTATGATTTAGAAGCTCCACCCACCTTAGAATTGCGTAAAAAGCATACTATTGAAGTAGTGATTGACCGCTTTAAGGTGCGCAGTGATATTGCTTTACGCCTTGCAGAGTCGATAGAAACTGCGCTGAAATTATCAGAAGGCTTAGTGATTATTGCCCCTATGGACGGACAAGAAGGTGAGGAATTACTATTTTCGGCCAATTATGCTTGCCCACATTGTGGTTGGGCGTTGACTGAATTAGAGCCGCGTTTATTTTCGTTTAATGCCCCTCAAGGAGCGTGTCCAAGCTGTGATGGTTTGGGGGTAAAGCAATATTTTGATCCAGAGCGCGTGGTGTCGAATCCCGCTTTGAGTTTAGCGGATGGCGCGATTCGTGGTTGGGATCGGCGCAATGCGTATTACTATCAAATGCTGACTTCGCTTGCTAAGGCGTATCAATTCAGTATCGATACCCCGTGGAAGCAATTACCCGATAAAGTAAAAGAAGTACTGTTGAATGGTAGTGGAGAGCGCACGATTGATTTTACCTATCAAGGAGGTAAGGGGCAATTTTATCAGCGCCTCGATACCTTTGAAGGCATACTCAATAATTTAGAGCGGCGTTATAAAGAAACGGACTCTAATGCAGTACGCGATGAGTTGAGTAAGTACTTAGCTTCACGCCCTTGCCCCACCTGTAAGGGTACGCGCCTGAATGAGCAAGCACGTCATGTACTGATTGCAGGGCGCAATTTACCCAGTATTAGTGATTTGCCTATTGGTGAGTCGTATCAATTTTTTACTACTTTAGAGCTACAAGGCAAACAAGCACAGATTGCCCGCCAAATTTTGCGTGAAATCAGCCAACGATTAGAGTTTTTGGTCAATGTGGGGTTGGATTATTTAACGCTTAGTCGTAGTGCGGAAACACTCTCAGGGGGTGAGGCGCAGCGTATTCGGCTAGCTTCGCAAATTGGTGCGGGTCTGGTCGGGGTGATGTATGTATTAGATGAACCTTCAATTGGGCTACACCAGCGCGATAATGAACGCTTGCTCAAAACCTTATTTCGGCTGCGCGATTTAGGTAATACCGTCATTGTAGTAGAGCATGATGAGGATGCGATTCGTGCGGCTGATTTTGTCTTGGATATAGGTCTCGGCGCTGGGGTGCATGGGGGACATATCGTAGCGCAAGGTACACCTGCACAAGTCGCCTCTAGTCCAGAGTCAATTACCGGACAATTTTTATCAGGCAAACGTACTATCTCTATGCCTGCACAGCGTACACCGTTTAATCCAGAGCGTGTTCTGCGTGTGGTGGGGGCAAGTGGTAATAATCTGGATAATGTCACTTTAGCAATACCTTTGGGTTTACTGACTTGCATTACAGGGGTTTCAGGGTCGGGTAAATCTACCCTGATTAATCGCACGCTCTATCCTTATTTAGCACGACATTTACACGATAGCAGTGTTGAAGTGGCTCCTGTCCAAGCCGTCGAAGGCGCGGAGCAGATTGATAAGATTATTGATATTGATCAAAGCCCGATTGGTCGCACCCCGCGCTCAAATCCAGCCACTTATACCGGAGTGTTTACAGCGATTCGGGAGTTATTTGCCGCCACCCAAGAGGCACGTTCACGCGGTTATGAACCCGGACGTTTTTCTTTTAATGTCAAAGGGGGGCGTTGTGAAGCTTGTGCGGGAGATGGGGTAATTAAGGTGGAAATGCACTTTTTGCCCGATGTGTATGTGAAATGTGAAGTATGCAATGGGCAACGCTATAACCGCGAAACCTTAGATGTACGCTACAAAGGCAAAAATATTCATGAAGTGCTGGAAATGACGGTGGAAGAAGCATGTGAGTTTTTTAAAGCTGTACCGCCGATTTATAGCAAGCTGAGTACTTTAATGGAGGTGGGGCTGTCTTATATCACGCTAGGTCAAAATGCCACCACACTCTCAGGGGGCGAGGCACAGCGGGTGAAGTTGGCCAAAGAACTCTCGAAACGTAGTACCGGAAAAACGCTTTATATCCTCGATGAGCCAACCACAGGGCTGCATTTTCATGATGTCGATCAACTGCTGCAAGTGTTGCATCGTCTACGGGATGGTGGAAATACGGTGGTGGTGATCGAGCATAATCTGGATGTGATTAAAACCGCTGATTGGATTGTAGATTTAGGTCCAGAAGGCGGAAGTCGCGGCGGGAGAATTATTGCCGTGGGGACGCCAGAGGAAGTAGCGAAGGTAGAGGGGTCGTTTACAGGGGAGTTCCTGAAGCGGATGTTGTGA
- the recG gene encoding ATP-dependent DNA helicase RecG produces MTTTTVPTSALDIPVTDLKGVTELVREKLAKLGLFTVGDLLFHLPLRYQDRTQVYALGTLKAGQEVLVEGEVEQTDVIMRNRRMMVCKISDGSGQLTLRFFHFNNAQQRALARGVWVRCFGEVRQAGNHLEMAHPEYRIVQNNDPAPISEALTPVYPSTEGLQQRTLRRLIELALEQAQNLPELLPSALVQRYQFPPLRDCLQVLHNPPPTLATRTLLEGKHPLQQRLIFEELLAHQLGVQQARHKVKQVLAPQMLAPNTYFKQLLTLLPFKPTGAQQRVMGEIEQDLRANSPMNRLVQGDVGSGKTLVAVAAALQAIANGYQVALMAPTELLAEQHYQNFCQWLNPLGLEVEFISGSQTPRQRKRKVENLLLGISHIAIGTHALFQRTVEFLQLGLIIIDEQHRFGVHQRFELREKGKQGEHYPHQLVMTATPIPRTLAMTAYGDLDYSVIDELPPGRQPITTVAISNERRDDIIERIALACSQGRQVYWVCTLIEESEALQCEAAEKTAQLLKERLPHIQIGLIHGKLHGSEKERVMAEFKANQLQLLVATTVIEVGVDVPNASLMIIENAERLGLSQLHQLRGRVGRGSVASSCVLLYQAPLGKTSRKRLDALRQSQDGFKIADIDLEIRGPGEVLGTKQTGEARLRIASLVRDQRWLGEVQQAARLIVSKHPQLISLLMRRWLQQADGNSAAQFFHS; encoded by the coding sequence ATGACAACCACAACTGTACCGACTTCAGCGCTGGATATACCTGTGACTGACCTTAAAGGGGTTACTGAGTTGGTACGGGAAAAATTAGCTAAGCTCGGCTTATTCACCGTGGGTGATCTGCTGTTTCATTTGCCGCTGCGCTATCAAGACCGCACACAGGTTTATGCCCTAGGCACATTAAAAGCGGGACAAGAAGTCTTAGTCGAAGGGGAGGTCGAGCAAACCGATGTCATTATGCGCAATCGACGCATGATGGTATGTAAAATCAGTGATGGTTCGGGGCAACTCACTTTACGCTTTTTTCACTTTAATAATGCCCAACAACGCGCTTTAGCACGGGGCGTATGGGTGCGTTGTTTTGGTGAGGTGCGTCAAGCGGGTAATCACTTAGAAATGGCACACCCTGAATATCGGATTGTGCAAAATAATGATCCTGCACCCATTTCAGAAGCCTTGACTCCGGTTTATCCCAGTACTGAGGGTTTACAACAGCGCACTTTAAGGCGTTTGATTGAATTAGCGTTAGAGCAGGCACAAAACTTACCAGAGCTATTACCTTCCGCTTTAGTGCAGCGTTATCAATTCCCCCCTCTAAGAGATTGCTTGCAAGTTCTGCATAATCCGCCTCCCACTTTAGCCACCCGTACCTTATTAGAAGGTAAACATCCGCTCCAACAACGCTTGATTTTTGAGGAGTTACTCGCGCATCAATTAGGGGTGCAACAAGCACGGCATAAGGTTAAGCAGGTACTCGCTCCACAAATGCTCGCGCCCAATACCTATTTTAAGCAGCTCCTCACCTTGCTCCCTTTTAAGCCTACCGGAGCACAACAGCGCGTGATGGGCGAGATTGAGCAAGATTTAAGAGCGAATAGCCCGATGAATCGCTTAGTACAGGGCGATGTTGGGTCGGGTAAAACGTTGGTCGCCGTCGCCGCTGCATTACAGGCGATTGCGAATGGCTATCAGGTAGCACTCATGGCTCCCACCGAATTACTCGCCGAGCAGCATTATCAAAACTTTTGCCAATGGCTTAATCCACTGGGTTTAGAGGTTGAGTTTATTTCCGGTTCACAAACACCGCGCCAGCGTAAACGTAAGGTCGAGAATTTATTATTAGGCATTAGCCATATAGCGATTGGTACGCATGCTTTATTTCAGCGCACGGTGGAGTTTTTGCAATTAGGCTTAATTATTATTGATGAGCAACATCGCTTTGGAGTACATCAGCGCTTTGAGCTGCGTGAAAAGGGCAAACAAGGCGAACACTATCCCCACCAATTAGTCATGACCGCTACCCCGATTCCGCGCACTTTAGCCATGACCGCTTATGGTGATTTAGATTATTCAGTGATTGATGAACTACCCCCCGGACGCCAACCGATTACCACCGTAGCGATTAGCAATGAGCGCCGTGATGATATTATTGAGCGCATTGCGCTCGCGTGTTCCCAAGGGCGACAGGTATATTGGGTGTGTACGCTGATCGAGGAGTCCGAAGCCTTACAATGCGAAGCGGCTGAAAAAACTGCACAACTACTCAAAGAGCGCCTCCCACACATTCAAATCGGTCTAATTCACGGCAAATTACATGGCTCTGAAAAAGAGCGCGTGATGGCTGAGTTTAAAGCTAATCAACTACAACTTTTAGTCGCTACCACGGTGATTGAGGTAGGGGTAGATGTGCCCAATGCGTCTTTAATGATTATTGAAAATGCTGAGCGCCTAGGCTTATCCCAATTACATCAATTACGGGGGCGTGTCGGGCGGGGCAGTGTAGCGAGTAGTTGTGTACTCCTCTATCAAGCCCCTTTAGGCAAAACCTCACGTAAGCGTCTCGATGCCCTGCGCCAAAGCCAAGATGGTTTTAAAATTGCGGATATTGATTTAGAGATTCGTGGTCCGGGTGAAGTGCTAGGAACTAAACAAACAGGTGAGGCGCGTTTAAGGATTGCGAGTTTAGTGCGAGATCAACGCTGGTTAGGGGAAGTCCAGCAAGCCGCACGCTTAATTGTCAGCAAACATCCACAGCTTATTTCCCTCCTGATGCGCCGCTGGCTGCAACAAGCCGATGGTAATAGTGCCGCGCAATTTTTCCATAGTTGA
- a CDS encoding type II toxin-antitoxin system VapC family toxin has product MAEWTLVDTDILIDAAHKDETAVTVLQSLESTSSLAVSIVTQMELVVGCRNKTELRELAKFLRRFQVIHLSASISQRGLELLQQYRLSYGLLIPDGLIAATALEMAIPLISKNQKDYRFIDGLQLLPYQHC; this is encoded by the coding sequence ATGGCAGAGTGGACGTTAGTTGATACGGATATTCTGATTGATGCAGCACATAAAGATGAGACGGCAGTTACTGTATTGCAAAGTCTCGAATCAACTTCCAGCCTTGCCGTCAGCATCGTAACCCAAATGGAATTGGTGGTGGGTTGCCGCAACAAAACTGAACTGCGTGAACTTGCCAAATTTCTGCGACGCTTTCAGGTTATCCATTTGTCGGCAAGTATTTCACAGCGGGGATTGGAGCTGTTGCAACAATACCGCTTGAGTTATGGTTTGTTGATTCCTGATGGACTGATTGCCGCTACTGCGCTAGAAATGGCTATACCCTTGATTAGCAAGAATCAGAAGGATTATCGCTTTATTGATGGTTTACAGTTGTTACCTTATCAGCACTGCTGA
- a CDS encoding YkgJ family cysteine cluster protein, with amino-acid sequence MTSSSRNFPCYQCGACCKQTHLSEATQYLSRGDGVCIHFSETTNRCTIYATRPDVCQVALFYEKHLNTVMSWEQYVEMNLAYCLYLKNNLKHEY; translated from the coding sequence ATGACTAGTAGTAGCCGAAATTTTCCCTGTTATCAATGCGGAGCTTGCTGCAAGCAAACGCATTTATCAGAAGCTACTCAATATTTAAGTCGAGGTGATGGAGTTTGTATCCATTTTAGTGAAACTACTAATCGTTGTACTATTTATGCAACTAGACCTGATGTTTGTCAAGTTGCATTGTTTTATGAAAAACATTTGAATACAGTGATGTCTTGGGAGCAATATGTTGAAATGAATTTAGCTTATTGCTTATACTTAAAAAACAATTTAAAGCATGAGTACTAG
- a CDS encoding Uma2 family endonuclease, translating to MEARKLFTINDLYQAQQQDERIELINGELIKRPMARSEHALAQAGLSGQFLPLWGKGGMGGWWIMTEISVRYSEHHCPTHDLAGWRKERLPVRPKGVMDLLPDWVCEITSPGHERKDTFTQLLRLQAFGVPHYWLISPEDKTLIAYQLENNAYRVAFAVECESSDCSQLMIPPFSDYVLDFGFVFG from the coding sequence ATGGAAGCTAGAAAACTTTTTACAATTAATGACTTATATCAAGCCCAACAACAGGATGAGCGTATTGAGTTAATCAATGGGGAATTAATTAAACGCCCTATGGCTCGTTCAGAACATGCATTAGCACAAGCAGGGCTATCAGGGCAATTTTTACCGTTATGGGGCAAAGGTGGCATGGGGGGATGGTGGATTATGACGGAAATCAGTGTGCGCTATAGTGAGCATCATTGCCCCACTCATGATCTGGCAGGTTGGCGTAAAGAACGCTTACCTGTGCGCCCTAAAGGGGTGATGGATTTATTGCCTGACTGGGTGTGTGAAATTACGTCGCCCGGACATGAAAGAAAGGATACCTTCACTCAATTATTGCGCTTACAAGCTTTTGGAGTACCTCATTATTGGCTGATTTCACCGGAAGATAAAACACTGATTGCCTACCAATTAGAAAATAATGCCTACCGAGTAGCCTTTGCAGTGGAGTGTGAATCGAGTGATTGCAGTCAATTAATGATTCCACCGTTTAGCGACTATGTATTAGATTTTGGCTTTGTGTTTGGGTAA
- a CDS encoding PHB depolymerase family esterase, giving the protein MMKSPLLDSMQEAFKLVKAGQLGEATATIQRALGGKASAKDDTIIEGEVLHKTHTQAPPQQPATPTLTPSTEPKHGANKLNHLFKTFAKTSTVTPQPIPNNAQFITKTFSNQYGSRDYKLYIPSTYGSKPVPLVIMLHGCTQSSDDFANGTQMNALAEQHQVLIAYPEQSAQANAQRCWSWFKPQDQTHNQGEPSIIAGITQAIMSEYQVDKKRVYIAGLSAGGAMSAIMAALYPDLYSAVGIHSGLAFGSAHDLPSALMAMNLGAKPIHKPNQFVPLIIFQGDLDKTVSLRNAETLFEQAKTLYQQRDEYFELTTQDYHPSNSHAYTRTVLKNSKERHELEYWTIHGAGHAWSGGDRSGSYTDPKGPNASWEMLRFFLHHTL; this is encoded by the coding sequence ATGATGAAATCACCACTACTCGACTCTATGCAGGAAGCATTTAAGTTAGTCAAAGCAGGGCAATTAGGTGAAGCTACGGCAACCATTCAACGGGCTTTAGGGGGTAAAGCATCTGCTAAAGATGACACTATTATTGAAGGTGAAGTACTCCATAAAACGCATACTCAAGCGCCTCCTCAACAACCCGCCACACCCACCCTTACCCCCTCAACCGAGCCTAAACACGGGGCGAATAAGCTTAATCATTTATTCAAAACTTTTGCTAAAACGAGCACGGTTACACCTCAGCCCATACCTAATAATGCGCAATTTATTACTAAAACCTTTAGTAATCAGTATGGTAGCCGTGATTATAAACTATATATTCCTAGCACCTATGGCAGCAAACCTGTGCCACTCGTAATTATGTTGCACGGCTGTACGCAATCAAGTGATGACTTTGCCAATGGCACGCAAATGAATGCTTTAGCTGAGCAACATCAAGTGCTGATTGCCTACCCTGAACAAAGTGCTCAAGCCAATGCCCAACGCTGTTGGAGTTGGTTTAAACCGCAAGATCAAACGCATAATCAAGGCGAACCTTCGATTATTGCCGGTATTACTCAGGCCATTATGAGTGAGTATCAGGTGGATAAAAAACGCGTTTATATTGCAGGTTTATCGGCGGGTGGGGCGATGAGTGCGATTATGGCGGCCTTATATCCTGATCTTTATAGTGCGGTGGGGATTCATTCGGGCTTAGCGTTTGGGAGTGCACATGATTTACCTTCTGCTTTAATGGCGATGAATTTAGGAGCTAAACCCATTCATAAGCCTAATCAATTTGTGCCGCTGATTATTTTTCAAGGTGATCTGGATAAAACCGTTTCACTGCGTAATGCTGAAACTTTATTTGAACAGGCTAAAACGCTCTATCAGCAACGCGATGAGTATTTTGAGTTAACCACTCAAGACTATCATCCAAGTAATAGCCATGCTTATACGCGCACTGTGCTTAAAAATAGTAAAGAGCGCCATGAGCTAGAGTATTGGACTATTCACGGCGCAGGGCATGCGTGGTCGGGTGGGGATAGGAGTGGCTCGTACACTGATCCTAAAGGCCCTAATGCCTCTTGGGAAATGTTGCGCTTTTTCCTCCATCATACGCTGTAG